The following are from one region of the Sandaracinus amylolyticus genome:
- a CDS encoding S8 family peptidase: MRFRSFPFWKDFIEDKSAVATAFHAEFDRLASSFGVPFWVTQEHAPAGGEREWSREEIAAGLDRLYRIILRVERGIPAGLAERARLITDFEYVRAIDVGESALPTPSRATEASVLTDNSRDLIHTRQAHLFGRGNPDVRVAVLDTGVSLAHPELRERIVAGADFVDLRGLDTRAFIGDFVDADPAPEDEVGHGSHVAGIAVGAGRQMPIGVAPNCSLLAVRVLAALKDGDRVVGAGIPDNINAGIKWAVDHGADVINVSAGIKRSGGGLPHEEVIRYAIAKGVTVVAASGNDGTDEKYYPGSLPGVIAVGATDRSGKVASFTSFGAPVWMLAPGTDVLSAYAQGRYAHATGTSQASPFVAGAVALLKSIARDRGARLSDRDVKEILAETCDRPDTRLRTERTGYGCLNLVDACRLLVHRLRGGRSARAARTPSTFSLP; this comes from the coding sequence GTGCGCTTTCGTTCTTTCCCGTTCTGGAAAGACTTCATCGAAGACAAGAGCGCGGTCGCGACGGCGTTCCACGCCGAATTCGACCGACTGGCGAGCTCGTTCGGCGTGCCGTTCTGGGTGACCCAGGAGCACGCACCCGCCGGCGGTGAGCGCGAGTGGTCGCGCGAGGAGATCGCCGCGGGGCTCGACCGCCTCTATCGGATCATCCTTCGTGTCGAGCGCGGGATTCCCGCCGGGCTCGCCGAGCGTGCGCGGCTGATCACGGACTTCGAGTACGTGCGCGCGATCGACGTCGGAGAGTCCGCGCTGCCGACCCCATCACGCGCGACCGAGGCGTCGGTGCTGACCGACAATTCGCGCGATTTGATCCACACGCGGCAAGCGCATCTGTTCGGCCGCGGCAACCCCGACGTGCGTGTCGCGGTGCTCGACACCGGTGTGTCGCTCGCGCACCCGGAGCTGCGGGAGCGCATCGTCGCGGGCGCGGACTTCGTCGATCTGCGCGGGCTCGACACGCGCGCGTTCATCGGTGATTTCGTCGACGCGGATCCCGCGCCCGAGGACGAGGTGGGCCACGGATCGCACGTCGCGGGCATCGCGGTCGGCGCCGGGCGCCAGATGCCGATCGGCGTCGCGCCGAATTGCAGCCTGCTCGCGGTCCGGGTGCTCGCCGCGCTGAAGGACGGTGATCGCGTCGTGGGCGCGGGGATTCCCGACAACATCAACGCGGGAATCAAGTGGGCAGTCGACCACGGCGCCGACGTGATCAACGTGAGCGCGGGAATCAAGCGCTCCGGCGGCGGACTGCCTCACGAAGAGGTGATCCGATATGCGATCGCGAAAGGCGTCACCGTCGTCGCAGCGAGTGGGAACGACGGCACGGACGAGAAGTATTATCCGGGGTCGCTCCCCGGCGTGATCGCCGTGGGCGCGACCGATCGGAGCGGAAAGGTCGCGTCGTTCACGTCGTTCGGCGCGCCGGTGTGGATGCTCGCGCCGGGCACGGACGTGCTCAGCGCATACGCGCAGGGTCGCTATGCGCACGCCACGGGGACGTCGCAGGCGTCGCCGTTCGTGGCGGGCGCGGTCGCGCTCCTCAAGTCGATCGCGCGTGATCGCGGAGCGCGTCTGTCGGATCGCGACGTGAAGGAAATCCTCGCGGAGACGTGTGATCGACCCGACACGCGGCTCCGCACCGAGCGCACCGGATACGGGTGCCTGAACCTCGTCGATGCGTGTCGATTGCTCGTGCATCGACTGCGCGGCGGGCGGAGCGCGCGCGCAGCGCGGACGCCCTCGACGTTCTCTCTGCCCTGA